One SAR202 cluster bacterium DNA window includes the following coding sequences:
- a CDS encoding type II toxin-antitoxin system Phd/YefM family antitoxin, with the protein MTKKVSAAKAKAHFSELTANVARTGQRVIIERRGKPVAAIVSIGDLECLEREQRLSEEPVGALALVGAWSDLMTDEEIDQFIKDIYESRERDFGRPVELEP; encoded by the coding sequence ATGACCAAAAAAGTTTCCGCTGCCAAGGCTAAGGCCCATTTCTCTGAGCTCACTGCTAATGTGGCCCGCACCGGCCAGCGGGTCATCATTGAACGACGCGGCAAACCCGTGGCTGCAATTGTTAGCATAGGGGATTTGGAATGTCTGGAACGTGAACAGCGATTATCAGAAGAGCCTGTAGGTGCCCTGGCTCTGGTAGGTGCTTGGAGCGATCTGATGACTGATGAAGAAATAGACCAATTTATAAAGGATATCTATGAATCGCGAGAACGAGACTTCGGCCGGCCAGTGGAGCTGGAGCCTTAA
- a CDS encoding type II toxin-antitoxin system VapC family toxin: protein MYLFDTDTLSNLMRPTPVPPLIRKMASVPKPQQFTSAISLSELFYGAYRVGERKERLLDQIELLLFSNITVLPFDTEASRRYGSLRANLESTGQFIGDPDIRIAAIALARDLIVVTGNMRHFSRVPGLRVENWLQ, encoded by the coding sequence ATGTACCTGTTTGATACAGATACACTCAGTAATTTAATGCGGCCCACTCCTGTGCCCCCTCTTATCAGAAAGATGGCTTCTGTGCCGAAACCTCAGCAGTTTACTTCAGCTATCAGCTTGAGCGAGCTTTTTTATGGCGCCTACAGGGTAGGGGAAAGAAAGGAACGCCTTCTTGACCAAATTGAACTCCTCTTGTTCTCTAACATAACGGTGCTTCCCTTTGATACTGAAGCTTCCCGACGCTATGGTTCACTGCGGGCTAACCTTGAAAGCACAGGTCAGTTCATCGGAGACCCGGACATCCGTATAGCGGCAATTGCTCTCGCGCGAGACCTTATTGTTGTAACTGGCAACATGCGCCACTTCTCCCGTGTGCCTGGGCTACGAGTAGAAAACTGGCTCCAATAA
- a CDS encoding nucleotidyltransferase family protein, which yields MSSPKPKPLLRTAALLLAAGESTRMGRLKALLPWKNSTLLQAQLSSLHDAALSPIILVLGHRAADLQPLAKPFPAVRIVHNPHYKQGKTTSIKAGLAALNDGETDAILILNVDQPRSPATLQRIVEAHHRSRAAITIPTYKSKGGHPVIYNISLLPKLLAISEDTQGLKALTHNSPHPILRFDAATPEVILDLNTEEDYQRAID from the coding sequence GTGTCCTCCCCTAAACCTAAACCTCTCCTCCGCACCGCCGCCCTCCTCCTCGCCGCCGGCGAGTCCACCCGCATGGGCCGGCTCAAAGCCCTCCTCCCCTGGAAAAACTCCACCCTCCTCCAGGCCCAGCTATCCTCCCTCCACGACGCCGCCCTCTCCCCCATCATCCTCGTCCTCGGCCACCGCGCCGCCGACCTCCAGCCCCTCGCCAAACCCTTCCCCGCTGTCCGAATCGTCCACAACCCCCACTACAAACAAGGCAAGACCACCAGCATAAAAGCCGGCCTCGCGGCCCTCAACGACGGTGAAACCGACGCCATCCTAATCCTCAACGTAGACCAGCCCCGCTCCCCCGCCACCCTCCAGCGAATCGTGGAAGCCCACCACCGCTCCCGCGCCGCCATCACCATCCCCACCTACAAAAGCAAAGGCGGCCACCCCGTCATCTATAACATCAGCCTCCTGCCCAAACTCCTCGCTATCTCAGAAGACACCCAGGGCCTCAAAGCCCTCACCCACAACAGCCCCCACCCCATCCTTCGCTTCGACGCCGCCACCCCGGAAGTCATCTTGGATCTTAATACTGAGGAAGACTACCAGCGCGCCATTGATTGA
- a CDS encoding CoA transferase, whose product MKALEGVRVLDLTRALAGPYCTLMLADYGADVIKIEVPGKGDDTRAWGPPYIHDESAYFLSINRNKRSLTLNLKEPEAREIFMKLARDADVIVENYTPGVVHRLGIDYDSVKAVKPDIVYCSISGFGQTGPYRELPAYDQMMQGVGGIMSLTGDPDGPPMKVGIAITDIGAGMLGAYAVMTALFHRARTGQGQYLDVSMLDLQVSWLTYQAGAYFAAGSPPPRVGAAHPNLVPYQAFKCSDGKYVNVAVGNDRFWLRFCDALGRQDLAQDPAYAQNKDRVRQRAKLVGILEQEFKKKPVKHWVQVLEKGGVPCGPINDMADVFSNPQVIERKMLAEMDHPTAGRIKQTGISIKFSDTPGEIKSPPPVLGQHNEEILTSLGYSRDDVKSLKQSGIL is encoded by the coding sequence ATGAAAGCCCTCGAAGGCGTCCGAGTCCTGGACCTCACCCGCGCCCTGGCCGGACCCTACTGCACCCTCATGCTCGCCGACTACGGCGCCGACGTCATTAAAATCGAAGTCCCCGGCAAGGGCGACGATACCCGCGCTTGGGGCCCGCCCTATATCCACGACGAGTCCGCCTACTTCCTCTCCATTAACCGCAACAAGCGCAGCCTCACCCTCAACCTCAAAGAGCCTGAAGCCCGCGAAATCTTCATGAAGCTCGCCCGCGACGCCGATGTCATCGTCGAAAACTACACCCCCGGCGTCGTCCACCGCCTCGGCATCGACTACGACTCCGTCAAGGCCGTCAAGCCTGACATCGTCTACTGCTCCATCTCCGGCTTCGGCCAGACCGGCCCTTACCGCGAGCTCCCCGCCTACGACCAGATGATGCAGGGCGTCGGCGGCATCATGAGTCTCACCGGCGACCCCGACGGCCCCCCCATGAAAGTCGGCATCGCCATCACCGACATCGGCGCCGGCATGCTCGGCGCCTACGCCGTCATGACAGCCCTCTTCCACCGCGCCCGCACCGGCCAGGGCCAGTACCTCGACGTGTCGATGCTCGACCTCCAGGTCTCCTGGCTCACCTACCAGGCCGGGGCCTACTTCGCTGCCGGCAGCCCGCCCCCCCGAGTCGGCGCCGCCCACCCCAACCTGGTCCCTTACCAGGCCTTCAAGTGTTCCGACGGCAAGTACGTCAACGTCGCCGTCGGCAACGACCGCTTCTGGCTCCGCTTCTGCGACGCCCTGGGCCGACAGGATCTCGCCCAGGACCCCGCCTACGCCCAAAACAAGGACCGGGTGCGGCAGCGCGCCAAACTCGTCGGCATCCTGGAGCAGGAGTTCAAGAAGAAGCCTGTAAAGCACTGGGTACAAGTCCTGGAAAAAGGCGGCGTCCCCTGCGGCCCCATCAATGACATGGCCGATGTCTTCTCCAACCCTCAGGTTATCGAGAGAAAAATGCTGGCGGAGATGGACCACCCCACGGCGGGCCGCATCAAGCAGACCGGCATCTCCATCAAGTTCTCCGACACGCCCGGCGAGATTAAATCGCCTCCGCCGGTGCTAGGTCAGCATAATGAGGAGATTCTTACAAGCCTGGGCTATTCCCGCGATGATGTAAAATCTCTCAAGCAGAGCGGTATCTTATAG
- a CDS encoding alpha/beta fold hydrolase — MPILLLLVIILASLAFFTLLAVSAVALWVAYDYVRTRRYPVDQWGHPSDFPIDYEDVSFPSRHDLLKISGWYLPSGDDSRCLILLQGDGHHRNSPGIRALLLGRDLAQHGYSVLLFDFRGRGDSRGHRGSAGDRERWDLLGALDYVNSRGIPTEKIGLVGFSLGAAVALLVADQEKRIPALVSDSCYLDTLPDLENVPFLFFTLPKWFRVPTILAGKWFLAADFSQVRPVKMVHKIAPRPVFFIHGQEDHVVPYRETIVLHQASKNPNNQLWIVPGAGHVHTYATHPKEYLRLIVPFFNRHIPKDSPN; from the coding sequence ATGCCTATCCTTCTCTTACTTGTCATAATCCTCGCTTCCTTAGCCTTCTTTACCCTCCTCGCCGTCTCCGCCGTCGCCCTCTGGGTCGCCTACGACTACGTCCGCACCCGCCGCTACCCCGTCGACCAGTGGGGCCACCCCTCCGACTTCCCCATCGACTATGAAGACGTCTCCTTCCCCAGCCGCCACGACCTCCTCAAAATCAGCGGCTGGTACCTACCCTCCGGCGACGACTCTCGATGCCTCATCCTCCTCCAGGGCGACGGCCACCACCGCAACAGCCCCGGCATCCGCGCCCTGCTCCTGGGCCGAGACCTGGCGCAGCACGGCTACAGCGTTTTGTTATTCGACTTCCGTGGTCGCGGCGACTCGCGGGGCCATCGAGGCTCCGCTGGCGACCGCGAGCGATGGGACCTCCTCGGCGCCCTCGACTACGTCAACAGCCGCGGCATCCCCACCGAAAAAATCGGCCTCGTCGGCTTCTCCCTAGGCGCCGCCGTCGCCCTCCTCGTCGCCGACCAGGAAAAGCGCATCCCCGCCCTGGTCTCCGATAGCTGCTACCTGGACACCCTCCCTGACCTGGAAAACGTCCCCTTCCTCTTCTTCACCCTTCCTAAATGGTTCCGCGTCCCCACCATCCTCGCGGGCAAGTGGTTCCTCGCCGCCGACTTCAGCCAGGTGCGTCCAGTCAAAATGGTCCATAAAATCGCTCCCAGGCCCGTCTTCTTCATCCACGGCCAGGAAGACCACGTCGTCCCCTACCGAGAGACCATCGTCCTCCACCAGGCCTCCAAAAACCCCAACAATCAGCTCTGGATCGTCCCCGGCGCCGGCCACGTCCACACCTACGCCACCCACCCCAAAGAATACCTCCGCCTCATCGTCCCCTTCTTCAACCGCCACATCCCCAAAGACTCTCCTAACTAG
- a CDS encoding YkgJ family cysteine cluster protein, whose protein sequence is MAIKWRCTQCGECCKRYVPLVLPVDVKRIQNRMNKPISEFVEFYRPTDFKPPLEESDERLFNSKFGKLAMVLGRVENEDMGQCTFLKNNVCSIHEFKPHICRQYPFQPVDFDKPQGPFRLIDEPCFGKHDTDGEVEEGPVRRDYVSYTEAQESYNEQVRRWNEDPTSKRRRIEDFLKFVGLEWG, encoded by the coding sequence ATGGCTATTAAGTGGCGATGCACACAGTGCGGGGAGTGCTGCAAGCGGTATGTGCCGCTGGTGCTGCCGGTGGATGTTAAGCGCATACAGAATCGGATGAACAAGCCGATATCGGAGTTTGTGGAGTTTTACCGGCCTACGGACTTTAAGCCGCCGCTGGAGGAGTCGGACGAGAGGCTGTTCAATTCCAAGTTTGGGAAGCTGGCGATGGTGCTGGGTCGAGTGGAGAATGAGGACATGGGGCAGTGCACATTTTTGAAGAACAACGTGTGTTCGATACATGAGTTCAAGCCGCACATTTGCCGGCAGTACCCGTTCCAACCGGTGGACTTCGACAAGCCGCAGGGGCCGTTCAGGCTGATAGACGAGCCGTGCTTTGGGAAGCACGATACGGATGGGGAGGTGGAGGAGGGGCCGGTGAGGCGGGACTACGTGTCGTACACGGAGGCGCAGGAGTCGTATAACGAGCAGGTGCGGCGGTGGAATGAGGACCCGACGTCAAAGCGACGGCGGATTGAGGATTTCCTAAAGTTTGTGGGGTTAGAGTGGGGGTGA
- a CDS encoding SDR family oxidoreductase: protein MDLGIKGRAAIVGGSSRGMGKSAALTLAREGASVVICSRTEADIRKAEKEIAAASSPKQVLALAADLTKPDVIKSVVRQTLGRFGRIDILVNNVGGPPPGQPSQLTDEQWYAALEQNFLSAVRMTREVLPHMKERKWGRVINLLSNAVRQPVLDLVLSTSSRLAVVGYAKMLSNEVSQFGITVNNVLPGQVLTDRMTSLYGKMAKEQGRDMQAMMDEAAGRIPMRRLGRPEEMGDLIAFLASDRASYITGQSISLDGGALQAVI, encoded by the coding sequence ATGGACTTAGGTATAAAAGGACGCGCCGCCATCGTCGGCGGCTCCAGCCGTGGCATGGGCAAGTCCGCCGCCCTCACCCTCGCCCGCGAAGGCGCCTCCGTCGTCATCTGCTCCCGCACCGAGGCCGATATCCGCAAGGCCGAAAAAGAAATCGCCGCCGCCTCCAGCCCCAAGCAGGTCCTCGCCCTCGCCGCCGACCTTACCAAACCCGACGTCATTAAGAGCGTGGTCCGACAGACCCTCGGCCGCTTTGGCCGCATCGATATCCTGGTCAACAACGTTGGCGGCCCGCCCCCAGGCCAGCCCTCCCAGCTCACCGACGAGCAGTGGTACGCCGCCCTTGAGCAAAACTTCCTCAGCGCCGTCCGCATGACCCGCGAGGTTCTCCCCCACATGAAAGAGCGCAAGTGGGGACGAGTCATCAATCTCCTCTCCAACGCCGTCCGACAGCCCGTCCTCGACCTCGTCCTCTCCACCTCCAGCCGCCTCGCCGTCGTCGGCTACGCCAAGATGCTCTCCAACGAGGTCTCCCAGTTCGGGATCACCGTCAACAACGTCCTCCCCGGCCAGGTCCTCACCGACCGCATGACCTCCCTCTACGGCAAAATGGCCAAAGAGCAGGGCCGCGATATGCAAGCCATGATGGACGAAGCCGCGGGCCGAATCCCCATGCGACGCCTCGGCCGCCCCGAAGAAATGGGCGACCTCATCGCCTTCCTCGCCTCAGACCGCGCCAGCTACATCACCGGCCAGAGCATCAGCCTTGACGGCGGCGCCCTCCAAGCCGTGATCTAG
- a CDS encoding TldD/PmbA family protein — protein MLSIAQLKRSVSDALKYLKTQKDVTEAEVFASANENLTVRLNYTSRIPSNGVEEPKSVESYGLGIRVALKGGDGVKTGFGSEPTNLSLEGVKKALEKARRGAVLDPEYVSLPKPTGEQPTLTKYHDPVLMSSKGGKLVQAGWASVNRALEVFQSSEELLGAAKSPDKVKELGLILGGDVVMLKERMAVGSFHFPSVQTDESTLIMSFATAMVEDHDAKGTGWGTSPSLSGFAGDSAAEAARSAIRAIGGQRVASGAYRVVLGPQAVAELLEWILMPGLNLNMFYAGASPFLGKMGKKVASEEVYLYDDGSAAGLAASKAITDEGVPTGRTEMIKDGVLKGALSNYYETQRILHDPKGKEKLGVEPSRVAQGIAPRNGFRTGRGGGRNFDSPPSITPTNLVLEGRRKRSTEELMRMVDDGLYIGRLWYTYPVNGITAADFSGTVVGDSYLIKGGRLAAPIKPNTLRLNDNILRVINSVLGIGHPPRGTVRWASDQVTWAPEVAVEGLRVEEIGEYMEGVYQR, from the coding sequence ATGCTGTCCATTGCCCAGCTAAAGCGTTCCGTCAGCGACGCGCTCAAGTACCTGAAGACGCAGAAGGATGTAACCGAGGCGGAGGTGTTTGCATCGGCCAACGAGAACCTAACGGTGCGGCTCAACTACACGTCACGGATACCGAGCAACGGGGTGGAGGAGCCGAAGTCGGTGGAGTCTTATGGGTTGGGGATAAGGGTGGCTTTGAAGGGGGGAGATGGAGTGAAGACGGGCTTTGGGAGCGAGCCGACCAACCTATCACTCGAAGGCGTGAAGAAGGCGCTGGAGAAGGCGCGGCGAGGGGCGGTGCTGGACCCGGAGTATGTATCGCTGCCCAAGCCGACGGGAGAGCAGCCAACGCTGACCAAGTACCACGACCCGGTGTTGATGTCTTCCAAGGGGGGCAAGCTGGTGCAGGCGGGCTGGGCGTCGGTGAACAGGGCGCTGGAGGTATTCCAGTCGTCGGAGGAGCTGCTAGGGGCGGCCAAGTCGCCGGACAAGGTGAAGGAGCTGGGGCTGATTTTGGGCGGCGACGTGGTGATGCTGAAGGAACGGATGGCCGTCGGCTCCTTTCACTTCCCGTCGGTGCAGACAGACGAGTCTACGCTGATTATGTCCTTCGCGACGGCGATGGTAGAGGACCACGACGCCAAGGGGACGGGATGGGGCACCAGCCCCAGCCTGTCGGGGTTTGCGGGGGACTCGGCGGCGGAGGCGGCGCGGAGCGCCATACGGGCCATCGGCGGGCAGAGGGTGGCGTCCGGGGCGTATAGGGTTGTCCTGGGGCCGCAGGCGGTGGCGGAGCTGCTGGAGTGGATACTGATGCCTGGACTGAATTTGAATATGTTCTACGCAGGGGCGTCGCCGTTCCTGGGGAAGATGGGAAAGAAGGTGGCGTCGGAGGAGGTCTACCTATATGACGACGGGTCGGCGGCGGGGCTGGCGGCATCGAAGGCTATCACGGACGAAGGTGTGCCGACGGGCCGGACGGAGATGATCAAGGACGGCGTATTGAAGGGGGCCTTGTCCAACTATTACGAGACTCAGCGGATACTGCACGACCCCAAGGGCAAGGAGAAGCTGGGCGTGGAGCCGAGCCGGGTGGCCCAGGGTATCGCGCCCCGGAACGGGTTCAGGACGGGCCGAGGCGGAGGCCGGAACTTTGACTCGCCGCCGTCGATAACGCCGACGAACCTGGTGCTGGAGGGTCGGAGAAAGCGGTCGACGGAGGAGCTGATGCGGATGGTGGATGATGGGCTGTACATCGGGCGGCTGTGGTACACCTACCCGGTGAACGGCATCACGGCGGCGGACTTTAGCGGGACGGTGGTGGGGGACTCGTACCTTATCAAGGGCGGGCGGCTGGCGGCGCCTATCAAGCCGAACACGCTGCGGCTGAATGACAACATCTTGCGGGTGATAAACAGCGTGCTGGGGATAGGGCATCCGCCTCGGGGGACAGTGAGATGGGCTTCCGACCAGGTGACGTGGGCGCCGGAGGTGGCGGTGGAGGGGCTGAGGGTGGAGGAGATAGGGGAGTATATGGAGGGGGTTTATCAGAGGTAG